TTTTCGGATACAGAGTATAAACCTTTTTTCACATAGAGATTATACATCACATTTCGTGCCGAAGTTGGGAATATTAATTCTCCCCTCACTACGGCCATAAAAGTCGCAACAAGAATATCAACAAAAAGTATGCCACTTGGGATCAAATAGGTCAATCGAGTCGGAAATTTTGTCCCAGATATATCCTGCGGGCTTCCGGGTTATCCGCAAGTTCCCGCGCTGTTCCGGAAATGAGAATTTTTCCGGCATTCATAATATAAGCCCTGTCCGTGATCCGCAAAGTCTCCCGGACATTGTGGTCTGTGATCAAAACACCATAACCCTTGTTGCGTAACTCATGCACTATGCTCTGGATATCCTCAACAGCAATAGGGTCCACCCCTGCAAACGGCTCATCAAGAAGAATAAAATCCGGCTTTATTGCTAAAGCACGCGCGATCTCAACTCTCCTGCGCTCTCCCCCGGAAAGCATATACCCCAGACTCTTCTCCAGATGTGCCACATGGAGCTCCTCCAGAAGCTCGCGCATACGTTTTTTCCTCTCCCTGGCACTCATCTTTTGATACTCAAGCACCGAAAGAATATTGTCGGCTACAGAGAGCTTGCGAAAAATAGAGGGTTCCTGAGGAAGATACCCTATTCCCATTCTGGCTCTTTTATACATGGGCTTTTTCGAGATATCTGTATTGTCAAGAAATATCTTCCCCTTGTTCGCCCGTATCATCCCCACTATCATATAAAAGGAGGTTGTCTTTCCGGCGCCGTTTGGCCCCAGAAGACCCACAATCTCCCCCTGATTTAC
This window of the Fibrobacter sp. genome carries:
- the lptB gene encoding LPS export ABC transporter ATP-binding protein, which gives rise to MTEQSLQITEKTKGLSSERKVREIRTEGLVKTYNKRHVVNGVSIKVNQGEIVGLLGPNGAGKTTSFYMIVGMIRANKGKIFLDNTDISKKPMYKRARMGIGYLPQEPSIFRKLSVADNILSVLEYQKMSARERKKRMRELLEELHVAHLEKSLGYMLSGGERRRVEIARALAIKPDFILLDEPFAGVDPIAVEDIQSIVHELRNKGYGVLITDHNVRETLRITDRAYIMNAGKILISGTARELADNPEARRIYLGQNFRLD